Genomic DNA from Bosea sp. Tri-49:
ACCGACAACCAGCGCATTGCCGACACGGTTCGCCAGCGCGTCGAGCGTAACGAGGTCCGTCCGGTTCAGAATCTCGGGGTTTCCGTCTCGGTCGGTGCCGAATTGCCCTCGCGCGTGCAGCTCCAGCCCTTGCCGAGCGAGATCGCCGCGGTCAGGCCGCAATACCGGGACTATCGCTACACGGTCTCCGAGCGTGAGATCGTCATCGTCGATCCCCGCGACCGTCGTATCGTCGAGGTGATTGATCGCCGCGGCGGCAGAGGCGGGAACGTCGACGTCTACGCGGCCTTCGAGCGTCAACGCGACGTCAGGCGCTGGCACCGGCCGGATTCGGTCGTCTTCCGTCAAGGCGTTGTCCTGCCTGCCGGCGTGCCCTATCATGACGTCCCTGACGAGCTGATCGAGCGCCATCCCGACTGGCGCGGCTATCAATACGTCATGACCGAGAGCGAGGAAGTCGCGATCGTCGAGCCGCGCACGCGGCGCATCGTCGAGGTCGTCGACAAGCGCGCATCGCAATCGGCCGCCGCGGCGCCTGCTGGCGCAAGTCCGCCTCCGTCGAACGGTACGGCGGACCGGCACGAACTCGCCCGCATGATCCTAGCAGATGCCAGGCCCGGTGAGATCCAGGGCGTCGACGGCCTGAAGGGCGCGATCCTGCCGCCGCAGGTCGCGTTGCGGCCGCTGCCGGCCGAGGTCGAGCAGCAGGATCAACAGTTGCGCGGCTATCAATACGCGCTGATCGGCGACGATGTGCTGATCGTGGATCCCAGAAGCCGCGAGATCGTTGAGGTCATCGAATAGTGTCCTGACGATCTAAACACGCATGGTACGCCCGGTCTCGCATTTGCGAGGCCGGGTCTCTTATCGTTGAGCAAGAGCTGTGGCCCTGTTGGCCACAGGAGCAACTTCACCAGCTCGGCTCGCATCAAAGTGAACATTCCCGATATCGGGTTCAGGCTGGACTCGGCGCTGACCGCCCGCGACTATCCTCTGCTTCCGGGCACCCAGCTAACGTCGGCTTCTGGCGCCAAGCCGACCAGCCTAGCTTGCCATCTGCCCTGAAAAGCGGGTCACGGTTTGTCCTAGGCGCGTGACCTCCCCGTCAACCACCGCTGCGGCATCCGCGATCTCTTCACCGCTGCTCAACGTGCGTTCTGCGTCGAAAGCCACTTGCTTCATCGCGCCAGTTGCCTGCTCGGCTTGAGCGATCGCGCGTGCCAACAGCGATGCAATTGTGTCTATCGTGCTGGCCTGTTCGTCGACGGCGCGTACGATCCCGCCGGTGGCGTTGACGATCGCCTCCGTCGACTGACCGATATTTCGCATGGCGGCCACGGACCGTTCCGTGGCGGTTCGTACCTCCTCGATCCTGGCCCCAATTTCTTGTGTTGCGATCGCAGTGCGGGCGGCCAGATCCTTCACCTCTCCTGCAACGACCGCAAAGCCCCGCCCGGCAGCGCCGGCTCGGGCTGCCTCTATCGTGGCGTTGAGGGCGAGTAGATTTGTTTGCGTGGCAATGCCCCGGATCACCTCCGAGACCTCACCGATGTCGCGAACCGCATCGGTGAGCTCGGCGCGGATGGCAATGGCCGCTTCAATATCCGCCGCGGCGGCGCCGACAAGGCCGCTCGTTGTGTCGGTTTCCCGACGAATCTGGCCGATACTGTCTGCGAGCCGGCGGGAGCATATCTCGACCGACAAGATATCGTCGCTGGCGTAAGCAACGCGCGAGACGGCACTGGTCAGCGAACTATGCGTCGCACCCGCGATAGTGCGCAGCATTATGGCGGCCTCGGTCATGCGCCCCGCTGAGTTCGTGAAGGCGTTCATGATGTCGCCGACCTCATCGCGGAAGCCGCGCGCATGTGCTTCGGCCGACTCCCTGCGGTCCTCCTCGCGGGCAGCGCGTGAAAGCGCCTCTTCCCGTAGTCTGGAAGCAACAAGCGCGGAGCGAATACGGTCAATATAAAGTCGCGCAAAAGCGCGCAACGACACCAAAAGTATGATGCTGTAAATAATTAGAAGCGCGAGGTTGCTTAGTGCCTGATCGAGCGGTGTATAGATGACCTGAGCCAGGCGACCGAACATCACCATGCCTGAGAAAGTCAGCGCTGCGGCCGGCATGCTCGCCATGGTAAAGATGCCCGCGAAAATCAATCCAGCCAGGATCGTTGCTACGAGCGTTTCCATTTCCGGCACGAGGGACGGATTGAGCCAGAGCCCAGCAATGAGCCACGGCAAAGCCAGTATGGCCGAGTCAACAATCGTGCGCCGTGTGAAACGCTCTGAGGGCGGTTCCGCACGCTGGCGTGTCTCAAGCGCTCGAGTTCGGCGCAAGCCGGCCATGCCGATTACAACGACGCATGTAAACCAACCGACCGCAGCTAAAACCCAGCCGTGCCAAATCGCTACCGCCGCCGTAACTACCGCAGCCGCGATGTTGGAGATGAGAACCGGTGGCAAGATTGCTGAGAAAACTTCAGACTGCAGGCGCCGCAGCAATCCCGCCTCGGTTTCGTCGAGGTCTGGCAGGCCGAGCTTTTGGCCAATCCACAGATGGTAACGCTGCAATAGGACGCCCAGCCGCCCCTTATCGCTGGCGCCGTTGCGCGCCGTCATTGTTTCGATCCACGCCTCTACCAGCCCCCCGGAAAATTGGTCGCATGCAGAAGTTAACGTTCTGTCGTGGATGTGACCTGAATGGTGGCAGAGGCGGGCCGCCTGGTGCCCTGCATCCGGAGCGCGCATACCTAGGCGACGCCAACACAACTATTAGCTTCTTGGCCAGGCGCCACGCAGGAGTTGGCGCATTGCCGAGCCAGTCGGTAGGCCTGCAATGCTGTCGCCGTCAGGGTCTGCTCTGAGGGCGTTTGATCCACAAGGAAAACGGATCTGGAATTTTTGGTGAATCGCAGATTCAGCACGCAGTTACCAGTAAATGTCTAAAATTGCGCGTTCTCCTGCAATATTCCATTGATCGACAACTTTCAGCCGCGCTGCGATACCCCATCGTCAAGCTTCAAATCGAGCCGCAAGGCCGGGCGACGATTCTTGGGGTCAACTGCTGTAACGGCAAGGCTGCGCATGTTCATCCGGATTTTGGATTGCATACGGACGGACCATGATCCCAAACTCGTTCTTCTGGCGGTTCTCGTCTCACTCGTCTCGGGTTTCACCGTTTTTGCGATTCTCAACCACGCCCGCGCGCAACAAGGCGGAGCGCGGCACGGCTGGTCGCTCATAGCCGCCTGCGTGGCTGGCGGCGGGATATGGTCCACCCATTTTGTCGCGATGCTCGGCTTTGCCCCCGCGACTGCCGTCAGCTACGACATCACGTTGACGCTTGCCTCCGCGCTACTGAGCATCGTGATCGCCGGCAGCGCTATGCCCCTCTTGATGTCGACAGCTCTCCCATGCGCGCTCGTCGGCGCTGTCGTACTCAGCGCGGCTATTGCTGCCATGCACTTCACCGGCATGCGAGCGCTGGTGTTCGCGGGCACGTTCGCTTGGGAACCTACCTTAGTCGCGCTCTCCGTGAGCTCCGCTGTCCTGCTGATTAGCGCTGCCATCCTCATTGAACGTCTCGCCAACAGGCGGGGGCACAGATTGATCGCCGCAACGCTATTTGGCGGGGCCGTTTGCTGCCTCCATTTCACGGCGATGGCCGCGGCCGTTGTCAAAACCGACCCGACCCTCACTGTTTCGGACGGAGGACTGTCAGAGTTTCTGCTTGGGCTTTCGGTCGCCTTCGTGGCGTCAGTGATCGTGGCTCTCAGCCTGGTGGCCATCGCCTTCGACAAGCGCGCTCACAGGGCGTCCGCCGATGCGGACCAGATGCGAAACATCATCGAGGCGGCACAGACGAGTATCGTCGTATGCGAGAACCAGAAAGTGATCGCAACAAACCGGACCTTCGAGCAGCTGGTCGGCCTCGGTCAGGCGGAGATCGAAGGGACCCCCCTGACGAATTTTATCGCCAAGCCTGCACTGACCAGCGACCACAGCAATAACTGCCTGAGGGGAGTTGAGGCGCAGCTGATGACCGCCACCGGCGTCCTCGTCGATATTGCGCTGAACGCCACGCCGATCCTGTCCAGCGGCGCCCCGCGACAGTTAGTCGAGATCCGCGACATCCGCGTTGAGAAGGCCGCGCGCGAGCACATGACCTATCTTGCAAATCACGATGCACTGACGGGCCTGCCGAATCTTCGTCTGTTCCGCAGCGAACTTCGAAGGGCCATCGACATCGCCGCCGCGTCCGGTGACGAATTCGGTCTTCTGTGGCTCGACCTCGACCGTTTCAAGAGCGTGAACGATACCTACGGGCACGCCGTGGGCGATGTTCTCCTCCGTTCGGTCGCAGCGCGGTTCCGTTCGGTCCTGGGAGAACGGCACCTCTTGGCCCGGGTGGGGGGCGATGAATTCGTGGTTTTGTGCCGGCCCGAACAAAAGGGCGCCGACCCGACGGCCCTGGCTCTGCGGCTGCTGGAGGCGATGGTCGAACCGGTCCCGATAAACAACAAGAAACTCGACGTTGCCTTGTCGATCGGCCTGGCGGTTTATCCGCACGACGCGGATTCGCTCGATGCGCTCGTGCACAAGGCTGATACAGCGCTTTACGAAGCCAAGAAGATGGGCCGCGGCTGTTGGAGGCGCGCTGCCTGAATTGGCCCAATCGGCAGCAGTTCCGAGGAGTTCCGTTCTCGGATTACAGGACGGATCATCGGGTGCGACCTCTCCCTGGCGTCCCCTTCCACCGCGGCGGGAGGCTGCGGCGAGGAGTTTACGGCCTATCTGGATTTAGCGCAGATATTCCCGCGCCGGGGCAGGCCTTTTCCTTTCGAGACGGCGTGCTAGCGTGAGTTTGGCGCTCCCCAACCAGCGCCACGCCTCTCGCCGATGGACAGCCGCCTCCCACGCGTCCCATCGGCGAGAGGTAGAGATTCTCCGAATGCCGTACTCGCAGCGGAAGCCATGAGTTACATTCGTGTCGTTGATCCCGACAACATCCCCGAGACTGTCGTCGCAGGCCCCTTCAACTGCTCGCTCACAGGCGAATTGGCTACCCTAACCTTCATCCACGGGCGGCCGATCGCAGAGAAAATGTTGGCCGGGCCAACCGCAGAAATTTCCATCGAAGCTGTCGTTCGGGCTCGTCTTGTGATGCCTGTCGAAGGCCTGAGAAACTTGCGGGATTCTCTCCATCAGCTTCTACGGGGGCGCCAGGCAGACGACTCGGCGCATGGCAAGAGGAGCGGTCACTAGCTAGCCATTTCCGGTTCGGCGCCATAGGAGACGCCTGGCTGACTGGCGTCGCAAGCGAGCGTCATCATACACCGGCACCCGCCTGCTTCAGATCGCTAGCTGACGTTACCGGATTCTGGGCGCTCCTGTCAGTTGTCTTGGTTGCCCCTGCTGCTCTGCTCACTGTTCAGTTTGCTGGCGCCGTTACCCGCCAGACCGCATTGCCGACGTCGTCCGCCACCAACAGGCCATTGCGCTGGTCGACGCGCACCCCGACTGGACGGCCGCGCGCTTCGCCTTTCTCGTTCAGGAAGCCGGTCAGGATCGGCCTCGGCATACCCGACGGCTTGCCCTCGGCGAAGGGCACGAAGATGACGCGGTAGCCGACCGGCCGCTGGCGATTCCACGAGCCGTGCTGGCCAATGA
This window encodes:
- a CDS encoding DUF1236 domain-containing protein translates to MTSPQPAENRAAPSGQSTDNAQAGTDNQRIADTVRQRVERNEVRPVQNLGVSVSVGAELPSRVQLQPLPSEIAAVRPQYRDYRYTVSEREIVIVDPRDRRIVEVIDRRGGRGGNVDVYAAFERQRDVRRWHRPDSVVFRQGVVLPAGVPYHDVPDELIERHPDWRGYQYVMTESEEVAIVEPRTRRIVEVVDKRASQSAAAAPAGASPPPSNGTADRHELARMILADARPGEIQGVDGLKGAILPPQVALRPLPAEVEQQDQQLRGYQYALIGDDVLIVDPRSREIVEVIE
- a CDS encoding methyl-accepting chemotaxis protein, coding for MTARNGASDKGRLGVLLQRYHLWIGQKLGLPDLDETEAGLLRRLQSEVFSAILPPVLISNIAAAVVTAAVAIWHGWVLAAVGWFTCVVVIGMAGLRRTRALETRQRAEPPSERFTRRTIVDSAILALPWLIAGLWLNPSLVPEMETLVATILAGLIFAGIFTMASMPAAALTFSGMVMFGRLAQVIYTPLDQALSNLALLIIYSIILLVSLRAFARLYIDRIRSALVASRLREEALSRAAREEDRRESAEAHARGFRDEVGDIMNAFTNSAGRMTEAAIMLRTIAGATHSSLTSAVSRVAYASDDILSVEICSRRLADSIGQIRRETDTTSGLVGAAAADIEAAIAIRAELTDAVRDIGEVSEVIRGIATQTNLLALNATIEAARAGAAGRGFAVVAGEVKDLAARTAIATQEIGARIEEVRTATERSVAAMRNIGQSTEAIVNATGGIVRAVDEQASTIDTIASLLARAIAQAEQATGAMKQVAFDAERTLSSGEEIADAAAVVDGEVTRLGQTVTRFSGQMAS
- a CDS encoding sensor domain-containing diguanylate cyclase; this encodes MIDNFQPRCDTPSSSFKSSRKAGRRFLGSTAVTARLRMFIRILDCIRTDHDPKLVLLAVLVSLVSGFTVFAILNHARAQQGGARHGWSLIAACVAGGGIWSTHFVAMLGFAPATAVSYDITLTLASALLSIVIAGSAMPLLMSTALPCALVGAVVLSAAIAAMHFTGMRALVFAGTFAWEPTLVALSVSSAVLLISAAILIERLANRRGHRLIAATLFGGAVCCLHFTAMAAAVVKTDPTLTVSDGGLSEFLLGLSVAFVASVIVALSLVAIAFDKRAHRASADADQMRNIIEAAQTSIVVCENQKVIATNRTFEQLVGLGQAEIEGTPLTNFIAKPALTSDHSNNCLRGVEAQLMTATGVLVDIALNATPILSSGAPRQLVEIRDIRVEKAAREHMTYLANHDALTGLPNLRLFRSELRRAIDIAAASGDEFGLLWLDLDRFKSVNDTYGHAVGDVLLRSVAARFRSVLGERHLLARVGGDEFVVLCRPEQKGADPTALALRLLEAMVEPVPINNKKLDVALSIGLAVYPHDADSLDALVHKADTALYEAKKMGRGCWRRAA